A region from the Aphis gossypii isolate Hap1 chromosome 1, ASM2018417v2, whole genome shotgun sequence genome encodes:
- the LOC126549249 gene encoding uncharacterized protein LOC126549249, with translation MDLVHNDNDFMEPIENYNPEPQELTHEVLNLEKPETYKIDFGTQRTTEIIRDNLGFHYYKNKKTENKIYLVCLEKKKQKIHVEQLLIYLLTKMMINWFCVSNCNNAKIKKLKI, from the exons ATGGATTTGGTACACAATGATAATG attttatggagcccattgaaaattataacccAG aaCCCCAAGAACTTACACATGAAGTCCTTAATTTGGAAAAACCCGAGacgtataaaatagattttggtACACAAAGGACAACCGAAATCATACGGGATAATCTGGGCTtccattattacaaaaataaaaaaactgagaACAAAat ATATTTGGTatgtcttgaaaaaaaaaaacaaaaaatccaTGTCGAGCAACTGCTCATATATCTCCTGACCAAAATGATGATAAATTGGTTTTGTGTAAGCAACTGTAATAAcgcaaaaataaagaaactaaaaatttaa